In one Rhodococcus sp. B50 genomic region, the following are encoded:
- a CDS encoding methionine ABC transporter permease has protein sequence MNKLQWYDAFPEVWEATLETLYMVAVSFLLTIVGGVLVGIVLQLTSPSGLWPRRTLNTVLGVIVNLFRSLPFLILLIALIGFTRFVVGTAIGPTAAIVPLTIGAIPFFGRIVESALREVPRGRVEAAQAMGATNIQIVRKVLLPEALSPLIAGATLTLVLLVGYSAMAGVIGGGGLGDFAIVYGYQRFNTPVLLLAVVVLIVMVQIMQSIGDLMIRRLAHRR, from the coding sequence ATGAACAAGCTGCAGTGGTACGACGCCTTCCCGGAGGTGTGGGAAGCCACCCTCGAGACGCTCTACATGGTTGCGGTGTCGTTCCTGCTCACCATCGTCGGTGGTGTGCTGGTCGGGATCGTATTGCAGTTGACGTCACCGTCCGGGCTGTGGCCCCGCAGGACGCTCAACACCGTCCTCGGTGTGATCGTCAACCTGTTCCGGTCGCTGCCCTTCCTCATCCTGCTGATCGCACTGATCGGGTTCACCCGCTTCGTCGTGGGCACCGCGATCGGGCCCACCGCGGCGATCGTGCCGCTCACCATCGGCGCGATCCCGTTCTTCGGCCGGATCGTCGAATCCGCGTTGCGGGAGGTGCCGCGCGGCCGGGTCGAGGCGGCCCAGGCGATGGGGGCCACGAACATCCAGATCGTGCGCAAGGTGCTGCTGCCGGAGGCGTTGTCGCCGCTGATCGCCGGAGCCACCCTCACGTTGGTGCTGCTGGTGGGCTACTCGGCGATGGCCGGCGTCATCGGTGGCGGCGGTCTCGGCGACTTCGCGATCGTCTACGGCTATCAGCGGTTCAACACGCCGGTGCTGCTCCTCGCGGTGGTCGTGCTCATCGTGATGGTGCAGATCATGCAGTCCATCGGTGATCTGATGATCCGCAGGCTCGCGCACCGGCGGTGA
- a CDS encoding iron-siderophore ABC transporter substrate-binding protein has protein sequence MTLRSLRPGRGPRVAALLGRGPRATAVLVTAAAVVLTACSSGGGDESDASPTGDFEPVAIEHALGTAEIDARPERVVTLGMGSAETAIALGVTPVGVEEYPWGSDETGYLPWIHEELTERGEPLPEQFTGGTEVDVEAIARLAPDVILAPWSGITQEQYDLLSAIAPTVAYPELPWTITWQDQIETIGTALGRHQESLGLITEIEDTFESAAAAHPEYADVTFSYIYNTGPGTLGVFMPDEQRVAMVRGLGLTVDPVAETLEETEGTDSAVIGLENAGLLSESDLIFTFYSDPANRAEIEAQPVYQQIPAVSRGSLVAPKEQPFVTGSSIINPLTVPWAIDRYIPLIDEAIAKLDR, from the coding sequence ATGACACTCCGATCCCTGCGCCCCGGCCGCGGGCCGCGCGTGGCGGCCCTGCTGGGCCGCGGTCCGCGCGCGACCGCCGTGCTGGTCACCGCCGCCGCCGTCGTCCTCACGGCCTGCTCGTCCGGAGGTGGCGACGAGTCGGATGCTTCACCCACCGGCGATTTCGAGCCTGTCGCGATCGAACACGCGCTGGGAACGGCAGAGATCGACGCGCGGCCCGAACGGGTCGTCACGCTCGGGATGGGCTCGGCCGAGACGGCGATCGCACTGGGTGTCACCCCGGTCGGCGTGGAGGAATATCCTTGGGGCAGCGACGAAACGGGCTACCTGCCCTGGATCCACGAGGAACTGACCGAACGTGGCGAGCCGCTGCCCGAACAGTTCACCGGCGGAACCGAGGTGGACGTCGAGGCGATCGCCCGACTCGCGCCGGACGTCATCCTCGCGCCGTGGTCCGGCATCACGCAGGAGCAGTACGACCTGTTGTCCGCGATCGCCCCGACCGTCGCCTATCCGGAACTGCCGTGGACGATCACCTGGCAGGACCAGATCGAGACCATCGGCACCGCACTCGGCCGGCACCAGGAGTCCCTCGGTCTGATCACCGAGATCGAGGACACCTTCGAGTCCGCCGCGGCCGCCCATCCCGAGTACGCCGACGTGACGTTCTCCTACATCTACAACACCGGCCCCGGCACGCTCGGGGTGTTCATGCCCGATGAGCAACGGGTGGCGATGGTCCGCGGACTCGGATTGACCGTCGACCCGGTCGCGGAGACGCTCGAGGAGACCGAGGGCACCGACTCCGCGGTCATCGGTCTCGAGAACGCCGGCCTGCTGTCCGAATCGGATCTGATCTTCACCTTCTACTCCGACCCCGCGAACCGCGCCGAGATCGAAGCCCAGCCGGTCTACCAGCAGATCCCGGCGGTGTCCCGCGGGTCGCTCGTCGCGCCGAAGGAGCAGCCCTTCGTCACCGGCTCGTCGATCATCAATCCGCTCACCGTGCCGTGGGCGATCGACCGCTACATCCCGCTCATCGACGAGGCGATCGCGAAACTCGACCGCTGA
- a CDS encoding response regulator transcription factor, protein MPVTDSLRILVYSDDATVRQQVRDALGTRLHPDLPPLDYVEVATPPVVVERMHAGDIDLAVLDGESAPAGGMGIAKQLEDELDSCPPIVVLIARADDEWLARWSGAEVALRHPVDPIRLGRQVLALLTSRSRHS, encoded by the coding sequence GTGCCCGTGACCGACTCGCTGCGCATCCTCGTCTACAGCGACGATGCGACCGTGCGGCAACAGGTTCGTGATGCCCTCGGTACCCGTCTGCACCCGGATCTGCCTCCGCTCGATTATGTGGAGGTCGCAACACCACCGGTCGTCGTCGAACGCATGCATGCCGGCGACATCGATCTCGCCGTGCTCGACGGTGAATCCGCTCCGGCCGGCGGCATGGGGATCGCGAAGCAACTCGAGGACGAACTCGACTCGTGTCCGCCGATCGTCGTCCTGATCGCTCGCGCCGACGACGAGTGGTTGGCCCGCTGGTCGGGCGCCGAGGTGGCGCTGCGGCATCCGGTCGACCCGATCCGACTCGGCCGGCAGGTCCTCGCTCTGCTCACCTCTCGCTCCCGCCACTCCTGA
- a CDS encoding NADH-quinone oxidoreductase subunit A, producing MNAYVPILVLGGIALAFAIFSVAVASLAGPSRYNRAKLDAYECGIDPTPQPVGGGRFPVKYYLTAMLFIIFDIEIVFLYPWAVHFGALGVFGLAAMALFMFNVFVAYAYEWKRGGLTWD from the coding sequence ATGAACGCTTACGTACCGATCCTGGTACTCGGTGGCATCGCGCTGGCCTTCGCGATCTTTTCCGTCGCGGTGGCGAGCCTCGCGGGCCCGAGTCGGTACAACCGCGCCAAGCTCGACGCCTACGAGTGCGGCATCGACCCGACGCCCCAACCGGTGGGTGGTGGCCGCTTCCCGGTGAAGTACTACCTCACCGCGATGCTGTTCATCATCTTCGACATCGAGATCGTCTTCCTGTACCCGTGGGCGGTCCACTTCGGCGCGCTCGGCGTCTTCGGTCTGGCAGCGATGGCGCTGTTCATGTTCAACGTCTTCGTCGCCTACGCCTACGAGTGGAAACGAGGAGGCCTGACATGGGACTGA
- a CDS encoding NuoB/complex I 20 kDa subunit family protein — protein MGIEEKVPGGFLLSTVETLAGFARKGSLWPASFGLACCAIEMMATAGGRYDIARFGMEAFRASPRQADVMIVAGRVSQKMAPALRRVYDQMVEPKWVLAMGVCASSGGMFNNYAIVQGVDHVVPVDIYLPGCPPRPEMLLHAILALHEKIAQMPLGVNRAEAIRAAEEAALAQRPLIELTVPPR, from the coding sequence ATGGGCATCGAGGAGAAGGTTCCCGGCGGTTTTTTGCTCAGCACCGTCGAGACGCTCGCCGGGTTCGCACGCAAGGGCTCACTGTGGCCCGCCTCCTTCGGGCTCGCGTGCTGCGCCATCGAGATGATGGCCACCGCGGGTGGCCGCTACGACATCGCCCGATTCGGCATGGAGGCCTTCCGGGCCTCGCCGCGACAGGCCGACGTGATGATCGTCGCCGGCCGCGTCAGCCAGAAGATGGCCCCCGCGCTGCGCCGCGTCTACGACCAGATGGTCGAACCGAAGTGGGTGCTCGCAATGGGCGTGTGCGCCTCGTCCGGGGGGATGTTCAACAACTACGCGATCGTCCAGGGAGTCGACCACGTCGTCCCCGTCGACATCTATCTCCCGGGCTGTCCGCCCCGGCCCGAGATGCTCCTCCACGCGATCCTGGCGCTGCACGAGAAGATCGCGCAGATGCCCCTGGGCGTGAACCGGGCCGAGGCGATCCGCGCCGCGGAGGAAGCCGCCCTGGCCCAGCGTCCGCTCATCGAACTGACGGTACCGCCGCGATGA
- a CDS encoding NADH-quinone oxidoreductase subunit C → MTDLERTGSDHDDRTDEVIAVRRGMFGVRGSGDTSGYGRLVRRVTLPGSTDRPYGGYLDDLVDTLEDVLDERSGDTAVGYADAVEKVVVHRHQVTVFVRREHLPLVARTLRDHPDLRFELCLGVGGVHYPQETGRELHAVYPLVSITHNRRMRLEVAIPDSDPHIPSLYRIYPTNDWHERETYDFFGIVFDGHPALTRIEMPDDWRGHPQRKDYPLGGIPVEYKGARIPPPDERRAYT, encoded by the coding sequence ATGACCGATCTCGAACGGACAGGATCCGACCACGACGACCGCACCGACGAGGTGATCGCGGTCCGCCGCGGCATGTTCGGGGTTCGCGGATCCGGCGACACCAGTGGATACGGGCGCCTCGTGCGCCGGGTGACGCTGCCCGGTAGCACCGACCGTCCCTACGGCGGTTACCTCGACGACCTCGTCGACACCCTCGAGGACGTACTCGACGAACGCTCCGGCGACACTGCGGTGGGCTACGCCGACGCGGTGGAGAAGGTCGTCGTGCACCGCCACCAGGTGACCGTCTTCGTCCGCCGCGAGCATCTGCCCCTGGTGGCCCGCACCCTGCGCGACCATCCGGATCTGCGATTCGAGCTGTGCCTCGGGGTGGGCGGCGTGCACTACCCGCAGGAGACGGGCCGAGAACTGCACGCTGTGTATCCGCTCGTCTCCATCACCCACAACCGCCGGATGCGTCTCGAGGTCGCGATCCCCGACAGCGACCCGCACATCCCGTCGCTGTACCGCATCTACCCGACGAACGACTGGCACGAACGCGAGACCTACGACTTCTTCGGGATCGTCTTCGACGGTCATCCCGCGCTCACCCGCATCGAGATGCCCGACGACTGGCGCGGACATCCGCAACGCAAGGACTACCCTCTCGGCGGAATCCCGGTGGAATACAAAGGCGCCCGGATCCCGCCCCCCGACGAACGGAGGGCGTACACGTGA